From a region of the Pseudanabaena sp. ABRG5-3 genome:
- a CDS encoding protein phosphatase 2C domain-containing protein: MQEQVGILDERSPQVSESELSNLETDNLAIQFQYATGSIIGRNHVLVGKNNQDAYRVVLRERFIVAIVCDGCSAGRHSEVGAKIGARMISEEIATLLDGGLAISEPEFWHRLKHNLLQKLKDFVAIASGGVELSKSATMEFVNDYLLFTIVVAIVTPKETITFSIGDGAIAVNGKFTEIPPYADNAPPYLAYGLYNPEAINFEIRDHLPTTELESLLIATDGIIDLAVFEPVEQFWKEARYFNNPDAIRRKLAMLNREEVKPDWHKQELIKRSGVLSDDTSLVVIRRPSPPAPLP; encoded by the coding sequence ATGCAAGAACAAGTAGGTATTCTCGATGAGCGATCACCACAAGTTTCTGAGTCAGAGCTTTCTAATCTGGAAACTGACAATTTAGCGATTCAGTTTCAATATGCGACAGGATCGATTATTGGTCGTAATCATGTTCTTGTTGGCAAAAACAATCAGGATGCCTATCGAGTTGTGTTGCGGGAGCGGTTTATTGTTGCGATAGTCTGTGATGGCTGTAGCGCAGGGCGACATAGTGAAGTTGGTGCAAAAATTGGGGCAAGGATGATCTCTGAGGAGATTGCCACTCTTCTTGATGGAGGACTAGCAATTTCTGAACCTGAGTTTTGGCATCGATTGAAACATAATCTATTACAAAAGTTAAAAGATTTCGTAGCGATCGCTAGTGGTGGTGTAGAGCTATCTAAGTCAGCAACGATGGAATTTGTGAATGATTATTTGTTATTTACAATTGTGGTTGCCATAGTCACACCTAAAGAAACTATCACTTTCTCCATAGGTGACGGTGCGATCGCTGTTAATGGCAAATTTACAGAAATTCCACCCTATGCTGATAATGCCCCTCCCTATCTTGCCTATGGTTTATACAATCCTGAAGCAATTAATTTTGAGATTCGCGATCACCTTCCCACAACAGAATTAGAATCACTTCTAATTGCTACTGACGGAATAATTGATTTAGCTGTATTTGAACCTGTCGAGCAGTTTTGGAAAGAAGCCCGTTATTTCAACAATCCCGATGCCATACGCCGTAAGCTAGCGATGCTCAATCGTGAAGAAGTCAAACCTGATTGGCATAAACAAGAGTTAATTAAGCGATCGGGAGTTTTGTCAGATGATACGAGTTTGGTGGTGATTAGAAGACCCTCACCCCCAGCCCCTCTCCCATAG
- a CDS encoding late competence development ComFB family protein, producing MESCRNVLIEFVCREAHAQVQSLGIGIRHKYNVDEVVAYTLNRLPPMFASTDVGLIQKRQECIAIQDKITKITRQALIAVRRDPLREPKPLADIELANAPYALLGIQDLLGWENLMWCDVPKAIEESLESAIAKFNSGNLAPRQSRYGALGRPQISSQSYLQRNAQKRSIAPESKQKEYEIYMLESRHFVHSLERLVMKMAQNRAQKFSPTELKFIRLEDVLALTLNRLPPLYATSEKGLNHLRYYAQMNIGSEVAIMVHEAMLEVRKNNYQSISPLMFQKIRHEREQALVKVRKLLLNPEVRWQNLLEIVSQSLDFAKKGQVCWERAAPKSVSR from the coding sequence ATGGAATCTTGTCGAAATGTTCTAATCGAATTTGTCTGTAGGGAAGCTCATGCTCAGGTGCAGAGCTTGGGGATTGGGATTAGACATAAATATAATGTTGACGAGGTTGTTGCTTATACATTAAATCGATTACCTCCTATGTTTGCTTCAACAGATGTGGGGTTAATCCAAAAGAGACAAGAATGTATCGCTATTCAAGACAAAATTACTAAGATCACTCGCCAAGCGCTCATTGCCGTTCGTCGCGATCCATTACGAGAACCTAAACCATTAGCAGATATTGAGTTAGCCAATGCTCCTTATGCTTTGCTAGGTATCCAAGATTTATTAGGCTGGGAAAATCTAATGTGGTGTGACGTTCCCAAAGCTATCGAAGAGTCTTTAGAAAGTGCGATCGCTAAATTTAATTCGGGAAATCTAGCACCAAGGCAAAGTAGGTATGGAGCTTTGGGAAGACCACAGATAAGTAGCCAAAGTTACTTGCAGAGAAATGCTCAAAAACGTAGCATAGCTCCTGAATCTAAGCAGAAAGAATACGAGATTTATATGCTAGAATCGCGGCATTTTGTCCATTCCTTAGAAAGATTGGTGATGAAGATGGCGCAAAACCGAGCGCAAAAATTTTCACCTACAGAACTCAAATTTATCCGTCTTGAAGATGTACTTGCCCTTACCTTAAATCGTTTACCGCCACTATATGCAACTTCTGAAAAAGGGCTCAACCATTTACGTTATTACGCCCAAATGAATATTGGTTCTGAAGTTGCGATCATGGTTCATGAAGCAATGCTAGAAGTTCGGAAAAACAACTATCAGTCAATTTCTCCGTTAATGTTTCAGAAAATCCGTCATGAGAGAGAACAAGCGCTAGTCAAAGTGCGGAAGTTACTGCTAAATCCTGAAGTTAGGTGGCAAAATTTGCTGGAAATAGTATCGCAATCTTTGGATTTCGCTAAAAAAGGACAAGTTTGCTGGGAGAGGGCAGCTCCTAAATCAGTAAGTAGGTAA
- a CDS encoding NUDIX hydrolase — translation MPHTYEYPRPALTVDCIIFGLDAQLELKVMLIQRDIPPFQGQWAIPGGFVRMDETLEQAALRELQEETGIHDVYLEQLYTFGELKRDPRDRIITVAYYALINLAEQNIQADTDARSADWFALSRLPELAFDHDQILQMAIARLRSKIRYEPIGFELLPTKFTLSQLQKLYETVLARPLDKRNFRKKILSMDLLIDTGEVEQGVSHRAAKLYQFDEDKYLQLKQNGFNFEL, via the coding sequence ATGCCCCATACCTACGAATACCCCCGACCTGCTCTCACCGTTGACTGCATCATCTTTGGACTTGATGCCCAGCTAGAACTCAAAGTTATGTTAATTCAGCGAGATATTCCGCCATTTCAAGGACAATGGGCGATCCCTGGGGGATTTGTCCGTATGGATGAAACCTTGGAGCAAGCAGCTTTGCGTGAATTGCAAGAAGAAACAGGAATTCACGATGTTTATTTAGAGCAGTTATATACTTTCGGTGAATTGAAACGTGATCCCCGCGATCGCATCATTACTGTTGCCTATTATGCCCTGATTAATTTAGCTGAGCAAAATATTCAAGCTGATACCGATGCACGATCAGCAGATTGGTTCGCGCTTTCTCGTCTTCCAGAGCTAGCCTTTGACCATGATCAGATTTTGCAAATGGCGATCGCGAGATTACGTAGCAAAATTCGCTATGAGCCGATTGGATTTGAGCTATTACCCACAAAATTTACCCTATCGCAATTGCAAAAACTTTACGAAACTGTCCTAGCTCGTCCCCTAGACAAACGTAATTTTCGCAAAAAAATCTTAAGCATGGACTTACTCATTGATACAGGCGAAGTAGAGCAAGGCGTATCGCATCGGGCTGCCAAGCTATATCAATTTGATGAGGATAAATACTTGCAACTCAAACAGAATGGATTTAATTTTGAACTCTAA
- a CDS encoding ribonuclease H-like domain-containing protein, translating into MYKREFKLPSQYINNFYDGSIYDLVFLDLEWCRDFHKDGLVQKIFGYTLTRILEDSNEQYIKIQFIESSTQEKKIIQDILNDLQSLQGKYFIGYGLSTSDMFCLQKRIEALDFIPKVESIRILDLQRTSQRTDLNQGLNNLFAYLGIPIYKRIKGYYVFRNGSKVLRKEKGYETILNEIYEYCLEDAENYFHIISNWQTQFPLVDRNKHQTINLKIDSRSEQRIRSRRSAALQRPS; encoded by the coding sequence ATGTACAAAAGGGAATTCAAGCTTCCAAGTCAATATATAAATAATTTCTACGATGGCTCAATCTATGATCTTGTTTTTCTGGACTTAGAATGGTGTCGCGATTTTCATAAGGATGGCTTAGTACAAAAGATTTTTGGTTATACGCTGACTCGCATTTTAGAAGATAGCAACGAACAGTATATTAAGATTCAATTTATTGAATCTAGCACCCAAGAGAAGAAGATAATTCAAGACATTCTCAATGACCTACAAAGCTTACAGGGCAAGTATTTTATTGGGTATGGATTGTCAACTAGTGATATGTTTTGCTTACAGAAAAGAATTGAGGCTCTAGATTTTATTCCTAAGGTTGAAAGTATTAGAATTCTCGATTTGCAAAGAACCAGCCAACGCACAGATCTCAATCAAGGCTTAAATAATTTATTCGCCTATTTAGGAATTCCAATTTATAAAAGAATTAAGGGATATTATGTTTTTCGTAATGGCAGCAAAGTCCTACGCAAAGAGAAAGGATATGAAACAATTCTTAATGAAATTTATGAATATTGCCTAGAGGATGCCGAAAATTATTTTCACATTATCAGCAATTGGCAAACGCAATTCCCTCTAGTTGATCGCAATAAACATCAAACGATCAATCTCAAAATTGATTCGCGATCGGAGCAACGCATCCGCTCTAGAAGAAGTGCGGCTTTACAAAGACCTTCCTAA
- a CDS encoding c-type cytochrome: MAIAIAFVIVAIVSILWLLRPPLDPYTQSVLSLSGDPVQGRSIFVMNCVACHGQWANGKVGPSLHGVSERKSDAKLVQQVVSGETPPMPQFQPSPQDMADLLSYLKQL; encoded by the coding sequence ATGGCGATCGCGATCGCTTTTGTAATCGTAGCGATCGTAAGTATTCTCTGGCTATTACGTCCACCACTCGACCCATATACACAGTCAGTCCTTAGCCTGTCAGGAGATCCCGTACAGGGCCGATCAATATTTGTAATGAATTGTGTGGCTTGTCATGGGCAATGGGCAAATGGCAAAGTGGGACCAAGTTTGCATGGGGTATCGGAACGTAAGTCTGATGCCAAGCTAGTCCAGCAAGTAGTCAGTGGTGAAACGCCACCCATGCCACAGTTTCAGCCAAGTCCACAGGATATGGCTGATTTATTGAGTTATTTAAAGCAACTATAA
- a CDS encoding serine/threonine-protein kinase, translating to MLNTVLRGHYKIISHLGGGGFGQTYLAEDIDLPTHPTCVVKQLKPISREPFVLETAKRLFDKEAEMLYSLGSHDRIPRLLAHFQEGEEFYLVQEFADGTDLTKDIGNGKRSPEFVVIALLQEILEILVFVHERGIVHRDIKPANLIRRKADRKIVLIDFGAVKEINGLAGDSQGHTNLTIAIGSPGYMPIEQVNGKPRFSSDIYAVGMIGIQAITGAEPRLFGEHPETAELMWREHVQGNYSPQFLDILDKMVRYDFRQRYQTAQEVLTAIASLPSINEHDLPTLISSHPNVDANNSSTIITSPQAITQSAQSTDIPANMQESPSVSRFNTTNVSKFQQQNVYPWKKLAIIAGSIVAISAVVAIVKSTNTPPKSESPNVVISIPLPPTPPALPILPSASTASPAPTKSAEELLAQAILLNRNDKPQEALAKAEEALKLEPNNADAWAAKGFSLAKLDRENEAIAAYDKALEIKPDFPFVRQSRALLEKKPKPKKK from the coding sequence GTGTTAAATACCGTACTTAGAGGGCATTACAAGATTATTAGTCACCTTGGTGGTGGTGGCTTTGGGCAAACCTATCTCGCAGAAGATATTGACCTACCTACCCATCCCACCTGTGTGGTCAAGCAACTTAAGCCGATTTCCCGTGAGCCTTTTGTGCTGGAAACTGCTAAGCGACTCTTCGATAAAGAAGCAGAAATGCTTTACTCATTGGGTTCGCACGATCGCATTCCACGCTTGCTTGCCCACTTTCAAGAAGGCGAAGAATTTTATTTAGTTCAAGAATTTGCTGATGGCACGGATCTGACTAAGGACATTGGCAATGGTAAGCGATCGCCTGAGTTTGTGGTGATTGCGCTGCTGCAAGAGATTTTAGAAATATTGGTATTTGTGCATGAACGGGGCATAGTACATCGAGATATCAAGCCTGCTAATTTAATTCGGCGCAAGGCAGATCGCAAAATCGTCCTGATTGACTTTGGTGCAGTTAAGGAAATTAATGGCTTAGCAGGTGACTCACAGGGGCATACCAATCTGACGATCGCGATCGGTTCCCCCGGATATATGCCCATTGAGCAGGTCAATGGCAAGCCCCGCTTTAGTAGTGACATTTATGCTGTCGGGATGATCGGTATTCAGGCAATTACAGGTGCTGAACCACGCTTATTTGGTGAGCATCCTGAAACTGCGGAATTAATGTGGCGTGAGCATGTACAGGGCAACTATTCACCACAATTTCTCGATATCCTCGATAAAATGGTTCGCTATGACTTCCGCCAACGCTACCAAACTGCCCAAGAAGTCTTAACAGCGATCGCTTCTCTACCTAGCATCAATGAGCATGACTTACCAACGTTAATTAGTAGCCATCCTAATGTAGATGCTAATAACAGTTCCACAATTATTACTTCGCCCCAAGCGATCACCCAATCAGCCCAATCAACTGATATACCCGCAAATATGCAGGAATCTCCTAGCGTAAGTCGGTTTAACACCACCAATGTCAGTAAGTTTCAGCAACAAAATGTCTATCCTTGGAAAAAGTTGGCGATCATTGCTGGGAGCATTGTTGCCATCTCCGCAGTTGTGGCGATCGTGAAATCGACGAATACACCACCAAAATCAGAAAGTCCTAATGTTGTTATAAGCATCCCTCTCCCTCCAACCCCTCCTGCTTTACCAATTCTTCCCAGTGCATCGACCGCTAGCCCTGCTCCTACTAAGTCTGCCGAAGAACTACTTGCTCAGGCAATCTTGCTCAATCGTAACGACAAACCACAGGAAGCATTAGCCAAGGCGGAAGAAGCCTTAAAGCTAGAACCCAATAATGCCGATGCTTGGGCTGCCAAAGGGTTTTCTCTAGCGAAACTGGATCGTGAGAATGAGGCGATCGCTGCCTATGATAAGGCTCTTGAAATTAAGCCCGACTTTCCTTTTGTTAGACAAAGTCGCGCCCTTCTAGAAAAAAAGCCGAAACCCAAAAAGAAATAA
- a CDS encoding S-methyl-5'-thioadenosine phosphorylase — translation MTVNAQIGIIGGSGLYKMSALTDIQEINIDTPFGKTSDAFIYGKLAGTPVVFLARHGRSHHLLPTEVPYRANIYALKSLGVEYIISASAVGSLQEYARPLDIVLPDQFIDRTTSRTATFFGEGIVAHVAFGEPICKSLLSVVASAAESIDLGRNKVHKGGIYLCMEGPAFSTKAESLLYRSWGAKVIGMTNLTEAKLAREAEIAYATIALVTDYDCWHDDHESVTVDMIIQNLQKNAVNAQQVIQNAVAKIAANPPKSEAHHALKTSILTDLSKVSGASRDRLKVILQKYL, via the coding sequence ATGACAGTCAACGCACAAATTGGTATTATTGGCGGCAGTGGACTCTACAAAATGTCTGCCCTAACTGATATTCAAGAAATTAATATTGATACTCCCTTTGGCAAGACCTCTGATGCCTTTATCTATGGCAAGCTTGCAGGGACACCCGTAGTATTTTTAGCGAGACATGGGCGATCGCACCATTTACTACCAACAGAAGTTCCCTATCGCGCCAATATCTATGCCCTGAAAAGTCTAGGCGTAGAATACATTATTTCGGCTTCGGCGGTTGGCTCTTTACAGGAATATGCCCGTCCTCTTGATATTGTGCTTCCCGACCAGTTTATCGATCGCACCACCAGCCGCACAGCGACATTCTTTGGTGAAGGGATTGTTGCTCACGTTGCCTTTGGTGAACCTATTTGTAAGTCGCTTCTATCCGTTGTTGCCTCTGCTGCCGAAAGCATTGATTTAGGTCGCAACAAAGTTCATAAGGGCGGTATTTACCTATGTATGGAGGGACCCGCTTTCTCTACCAAGGCAGAATCTTTGCTCTATCGCAGTTGGGGCGCTAAGGTAATTGGCATGACTAATCTCACCGAGGCAAAGCTTGCCCGTGAAGCGGAAATTGCCTATGCAACGATCGCCCTAGTTACTGATTATGATTGCTGGCATGATGATCATGAAAGCGTCACCGTAGATATGATCATTCAGAATTTACAAAAAAATGCGGTTAATGCCCAACAGGTAATTCAAAATGCCGTCGCGAAAATTGCCGCGAATCCACCGAAGTCTGAAGCCCATCATGCTCTCAAAACTTCAATCTTGACCGATTTGAGTAAAGTATCTGGCGCTAGTCGTGATCGCTTAAAAGTGATTTTGCAAAAATATCTCTAA
- the hslO gene encoding Hsp33 family molecular chaperone HslO yields MSDRLIRAIAADARVRVVGVNITQSINEAYRRHRLSAVATAALGRAMSASLLLASNMKQPQARVNIRVAGDGGLGLVYADAGFDGTVRGFVSNPHFELPTPTDGNQDVGKAIGAAGLLKVLRDVGYGEPYSSTVELISGNIADDVAWFLASSEQTYSKLVLTEVIDHEAIAKAEQQSEIADAPVKFAAGLLLQIMPKAALRAAKTSNFSQADLLAQLEAKSDIANFNDLLTQGKVIEEVMTDLFADLGIEILPMSKDVRFHCRCTAERMLAAMKMFGEEDLRAMIADDKGAEATCHFCSEVYRATTEQLNDLLKELQLEAAAQKA; encoded by the coding sequence ATGAGCGATCGCTTAATTCGCGCTATTGCCGCCGATGCTAGAGTCAGAGTTGTTGGGGTAAATATCACCCAATCTATTAATGAAGCGTACCGCCGCCATCGCTTATCCGCAGTAGCTACCGCCGCCCTAGGTCGTGCCATGAGTGCTAGTTTATTGCTTGCCTCAAATATGAAACAGCCGCAAGCAAGAGTAAACATCAGGGTTGCAGGCGATGGCGGATTAGGGTTAGTTTATGCAGATGCGGGATTTGATGGGACTGTGCGCGGTTTTGTCTCCAATCCCCATTTCGAGTTGCCCACCCCTACCGATGGTAACCAAGACGTTGGCAAAGCGATCGGTGCAGCAGGTTTACTTAAAGTTTTGCGAGATGTTGGGTATGGCGAACCCTATAGCAGCACCGTTGAGTTAATTTCGGGCAATATTGCTGATGATGTGGCTTGGTTTCTCGCTTCCTCAGAGCAAACCTATTCCAAATTAGTTCTCACGGAAGTAATTGATCATGAGGCGATCGCCAAGGCTGAGCAGCAATCAGAAATTGCCGATGCCCCAGTTAAATTTGCCGCAGGATTGTTATTGCAAATTATGCCTAAAGCTGCGTTAAGAGCGGCGAAAACCTCTAATTTTTCACAGGCGGATTTACTTGCTCAACTAGAAGCAAAAAGCGATATTGCTAATTTTAATGATTTGCTGACACAGGGTAAGGTGATCGAAGAAGTTATGACCGATCTCTTTGCAGACCTAGGGATCGAGATTTTGCCAATGAGTAAAGATGTACGTTTTCATTGCCGATGTACGGCTGAGCGTATGTTAGCCGCGATGAAAATGTTTGGCGAAGAAGACCTACGCGCGATGATTGCCGATGATAAAGGTGCTGAGGCAACCTGTCATTTCTGTAGCGAGGTCTATCGCGCCACTACTGAACAGCTAAATGACTTGTTAAAAGAATTGCAGCTTGAGGCAGCAGCTCAAAAAGCTTAA
- a CDS encoding ADP-ribosylglycohydrolase family protein — translation MLGAIVGDIVGSIYEFNNHRSKDFPLFGDGCDFTDDTVLTVAVADCLMQDGNYGEYIKRYACAYPQVKGSYGGRFAQWIHSESIEPYNSWGNGSAMRVSAVGFAYDDLDMVMQEAQCSAEVTHNHPEGIKGAQATAVAIYMARRGQSKEQIKAAIAKSFGYDLDRTLDEIRPVYQFNESCQETVPEAIIAFLESTDFEDAIRNAISLGGDSDTLACITGGIAEAFYGGVPQHIAKKALSYLPKELREIVKEFRTRYDLC, via the coding sequence ATGTTAGGCGCAATTGTCGGCGATATTGTCGGTTCTATTTATGAATTTAATAATCATCGCTCAAAGGACTTCCCTCTTTTTGGTGATGGATGTGATTTTACAGATGATACGGTGCTAACTGTTGCAGTTGCTGATTGCCTAATGCAAGATGGCAACTATGGAGAATATATTAAACGATATGCGTGTGCATATCCACAGGTCAAAGGTAGCTATGGTGGCAGATTTGCTCAGTGGATTCATTCTGAAAGTATAGAACCTTACAATAGCTGGGGAAATGGTTCGGCGATGCGGGTTAGTGCTGTGGGATTTGCCTATGATGATTTGGACATGGTGATGCAAGAAGCGCAATGCTCGGCGGAAGTTACCCATAATCATCCTGAAGGAATTAAGGGAGCGCAAGCAACGGCTGTTGCTATTTACATGGCGCGAAGGGGTCAGAGTAAAGAGCAGATCAAAGCAGCGATCGCTAAATCTTTTGGCTATGACTTAGATAGAACTTTAGACGAAATTCGTCCTGTTTATCAATTTAACGAGTCCTGTCAAGAGACTGTTCCCGAAGCAATTATTGCATTTCTAGAATCAACAGATTTTGAAGATGCAATTCGCAATGCTATTTCCCTTGGTGGTGATAGCGATACACTTGCCTGTATTACAGGTGGCATCGCTGAAGCTTTTTATGGTGGTGTTCCTCAACATATTGCTAAAAAGGCATTGAGTTATTTACCCAAAGAACTGCGTGAAATAGTTAAAGAATTTAGAACGAGGTATGACCTATGTTAG
- the hemE gene encoding uroporphyrinogen decarboxylase, with amino-acid sequence MGGNDRLLRAARGEVVDRPPVWMMRQAGRYMKVYRDLRDKYPTFRERSEIPELAAEISLQPFRAFQPDGVIMFSDILTPLTGIGINFDIIESRGPIIESPIRTQAQVDALTEFDPDTAVPFIRKILTAIKEEVKDQATILGFVGAPWTLAAYSVEGKGSKDYSTIKAMAYKEPAIIHSFLTKIAEMIGTYVIHQIECGAQVVQMFDSWAGHLCPTDYKTFALPYQKMVVDKVKAKYPNTPMILYISGSAGVLDLMPKSGVDIVSVDWTVDLADARDRIGRDIPVQGNLDPCVLFAEQSYIRDRILEVVQKAGNKGHIMNLGHGILSTTPEDNARFFFETVKGLSY; translated from the coding sequence ATGGGAGGAAATGATCGCTTGCTACGGGCAGCAAGAGGTGAAGTAGTGGATCGTCCACCAGTATGGATGATGCGCCAAGCAGGAAGATACATGAAGGTGTATCGAGATCTGCGCGACAAATACCCAACATTTAGAGAGCGTTCGGAAATCCCTGAATTAGCCGCCGAAATTTCTTTGCAACCATTTCGCGCTTTCCAACCCGATGGCGTGATTATGTTCTCCGATATCCTCACCCCCCTCACAGGTATCGGCATTAACTTTGACATCATCGAAAGTAGAGGTCCAATTATTGAGTCACCCATCAGGACTCAAGCCCAAGTTGACGCACTTACAGAGTTTGATCCCGATACCGCCGTCCCCTTCATTCGTAAGATTTTGACCGCGATCAAAGAAGAAGTTAAAGATCAAGCGACAATTCTTGGATTTGTGGGCGCACCTTGGACATTAGCAGCCTATTCAGTTGAAGGCAAAGGTTCTAAGGACTATTCCACAATCAAGGCGATGGCATACAAAGAGCCTGCAATTATCCATAGCTTTTTGACTAAAATTGCCGAAATGATCGGTACTTATGTGATCCACCAGATCGAGTGCGGCGCTCAAGTGGTGCAGATGTTCGATTCTTGGGCTGGACATCTCTGCCCAACGGATTACAAAACCTTTGCGCTGCCTTATCAAAAGATGGTTGTGGATAAGGTAAAAGCGAAATATCCCAACACCCCAATGATTCTCTATATTAGTGGCAGTGCGGGTGTGCTTGACCTGATGCCGAAGTCTGGTGTGGATATCGTCAGCGTTGACTGGACGGTAGATCTTGCCGATGCCCGCGATCGCATTGGTCGTGATATTCCTGTCCAAGGCAACCTTGATCCCTGTGTGCTCTTTGCTGAGCAAAGTTATATTCGCGATCGCATTCTCGAAGTTGTGCAGAAGGCAGGTAACAAGGGTCATATCATGAACCTCGGACATGGCATCCTTTCCACCACTCCCGAAGATAACGCAAGATTCTTCTTTGAGACTGTTAAGGGGCTCAGCTACTAA
- the rph gene encoding ribonuclease PH, with protein sequence MSNSSNFQRPDGRAWDQLRPVHLQQPFTKAPAGSVLAKFGDTQLICTVSIDEGVPKFLMGSNQGWLTAEYRMLPASTIPRQQREFAKLSGRTQEIQRLIGRSLRAALDMTAIANYTFTVDIDVLQADGGTRTGGITGGFIALKAACDRLLAEGKIERSPIRKAVAAVSVGLIDGKPILDLNYQEDLAVSVDMNVVMDSTGKLVEVQGTGESDTFSRSQLDQMLDVADKGIKELLALSY encoded by the coding sequence ATGAGTAATTCATCCAATTTTCAACGTCCCGATGGTAGAGCATGGGATCAACTGCGTCCCGTTCATTTACAACAACCATTTACCAAAGCACCTGCGGGATCAGTATTGGCAAAATTTGGTGATACCCAATTAATCTGCACTGTATCAATTGATGAGGGTGTACCCAAGTTTCTTATGGGGAGTAATCAAGGTTGGCTTACTGCGGAATATCGGATGTTGCCTGCGTCCACCATTCCCCGTCAACAACGTGAATTTGCCAAATTATCAGGGCGTACTCAAGAAATCCAACGGTTAATTGGGCGTAGTCTTAGGGCTGCTTTAGATATGACTGCGATCGCAAATTACACCTTTACCGTAGACATTGATGTCCTACAAGCTGATGGGGGGACGCGCACAGGCGGGATCACAGGGGGATTTATTGCCCTCAAGGCAGCTTGCGATCGCTTACTGGCAGAAGGAAAAATCGAGCGATCACCAATTCGGAAGGCTGTTGCGGCTGTCTCCGTGGGCTTAATCGATGGCAAGCCTATTTTAGATTTAAATTACCAAGAAGACTTGGCTGTTAGTGTCGATATGAATGTGGTAATGGATAGTACGGGCAAACTAGTTGAGGTGCAGGGTACTGGCGAGTCTGATACATTTTCGCGATCGCAATTGGATCAGATGCTGGATGTAGCAGATAAGGGGATTAAGGAGCTGTTAGCGCTTAGCTATTAG